In one Fusarium keratoplasticum isolate Fu6.1 chromosome 5, whole genome shotgun sequence genomic region, the following are encoded:
- a CDS encoding Laccase, protein MANSGGGTYNPKGLGKLSQKKTNGKSLLGTLLAPLLPLFLTNNPTPNGYPWSTMTPYTNYYDQHPNTGVIRRYDFTISRGTLAPDGYELPVILVNGQFPGPTIEANWGDTIQVTVNNDIEDEGVALHWHGIQQKKTPWEDGVPGISQCPIPPGKSFTYQFVADLYGTTWYHSHYSAQYSAGLFGPLIIHGPRQKKDYDIDIGPVLLSDWYHKEYFDLVEETMQPNSPGPVFSDSNLINGKMNFNCSNVEEGDTTPCNNNAGISKFRFKRGKTHRLRLINAGGEGLQRFSIDEHTLTVIANDFVPVQPYDTKVVTLGIGQRTDVLVKADGDLDAYWMRSNISTRCSLSRAPDAVAAIYYDGADKDKPPKSQPWDIPDPGTCANDDIALTKPVMQLPLPKADLTLDLDVELHLNASNVTLWRFGGVDFRANYNSPTLLLSKLGNHSFEEQWNVRNLGDAKSVRVNVINKTPVAHPIHLHGFNMYVLHEGPGTWDGTIINKHNPLRRDVVQLQGNGHLVIQFDAAKNPGVWPFHCHIAWHVSAGFLVQFLTNPDKVEKLRIPNVVAETCRQWGTWTQSNIPAQIDSGL, encoded by the exons ATGGCTAACAGCGGCGGAGGGACTTACAATCCGAAAGGCCTTGGTAAACTGAGCCAGAAAAAGACCAATGG CAAATCTCTGCTTGGCACCCTGCTTGCACCACTGCTGCCGTTGTTCCTCACTAACAACCCTACCCCCAATGGCTATCCATGGAGCACCATGACCCCTTACACCAACTACTACGACCAACACCCAAACACAGGTGTAATTCGGAGGTATGACTTTACCATCAGCCGGGGTACACTCGCTCCGGATGGATACGAGCTTCCCGTTATTCTCGTCAACGGACAGTTTCCCGGGCCCACCATCGAGGCCAACTGGGGCGACACAATTCAGGTGACAGTGAACAACGACATTGAAGACGAGGGTGTTGCCTTGCATTGGCATGGCATccagcagaagaagacgccCTGGGAAGATGGCGTCCCCGGTATATCGCAATGCCCTATCCCACCTGGAAAGAGTTTCACCTATCAATTCGTGGCTGACTTGTACGGCACCACATGGTATCACTCTCACTACTCTGCCCAATACTCTGCTGGTCTCTTTGGTCCCCTGATCATCCATGGTCCCCGTCAAAAGAAGGACTACGATATTGATATCGGTCCTGTACTCTTGAGCGATTGGTACCACAAGGAGTACTTTGACCTTGTGGAGGAGACCATGCAGCCCAACAGCCCAGGCCCCGTTTTCTCAGACAGCAACCTCATCAACGGCAAGATGAACTTTAACTGCTCCAacgtggaggagggagacaCGACGCCATGCAACAACAACGCTGGCATCTCCAAGTTCCGCTTCAAGCGTGGCAAGACGCATCGCCTGCGCCTCATCAACGCGGGGGGCGAGGGCCTCCAGCGCTTCTCCATCGACGAGCACACCCTGACGGTCATTGCCAATGACTTTGTGCCGGTGCAGCCCTACGACACAAAGGTGGTGACACTCGGCATCGGGCAGCGCACAGATGTGcttgtcaaggccgacggTGATCTAGACGCCTACTGGATGCGCTCCAACATCTCGACAAGGTGTAGCCTGTCGCGCGCCCCGGACGCCGTGGCAGCCATCTACTACGACGGcgccgacaaggacaagccccCCAAGTCGCAGCCGTGGGACATCCCGGACCCGGGGACGTGCGCCAACGACGATATTGCGCTCACAAAGCCTGTCATGCAGCTGCCACTGCCAAAGGCCGACCTGactcttgatcttgacgttGAGCTGCATCTCAATGCGAGCAATGTCACGCTATGGAGGTTTGGAGGCGTCGATTTTAGGGCCAACTACAACAGCCCtacgctgctgctgagcaagTTGGGTAACCACTCGTTCGAGGAGCAGTGGAACGTGAGGAACCTGGGGGACGCCAAGAGTGTGAGGGTCAATGTTATCAACAAGACGCCTGTCGC ACACCCGATACACCTGCACGGCTTCAACATGTATGTCCTACATGAAGGCCCAGGCACTTGGGAcggcaccatcatcaacaagcaCAATCCCCTACGGCGTGACGTTGTCCAATTACAAGGCAACGGACATTTAGTGATACAATTTGACGCAGCAAAGAATCCAG GCGTATGGCCCTTCCACTGTCACATAGCCTGGCACGTCTCTGCAGGCTTCCTCGTGCAGTTCCTCACAAACCCggacaaggtcgagaagctgcgGATCCCTAACGTGGTGGCTGAGACGTGCCGGCAGTGGGGAACGTGGACGCAATCGAATATCCCTGCGCAGATCGATAGCGGGCTGTAA